A window of Microbispora hainanensis genomic DNA:
CCGGACCACCCCGACTCCGCCCGACCTCCTGGCGCACCAGCGCTCTGCCGTGCCACCACGTTCACATGGAACGGCGAACTCATGGCGGCCGGCCTCACAACCGGCCCCCATCAACGAAAGGACTGCTCATGCAGTGGGTCTACCTCGCCATCGCGACCATCTTCGAGATCACCGTCGCCATCGCGGCCGGAAAGGCCGAAGGCTTCAAGAACCGCAAGTGGACCATCGCGACCCTGCTCAGCGGTGCCATCGCGACCTATTTCCTCAGCCAGGCTCTGCTGACCTTCGACGTGGGCGTCGGCTACGCCATCTGGACGTCCGTCGCCGGTGTCGGCATCACCCTGCTCGGCGTGCTGCTCTTCGGCCAGCGCCTGACCTGGCGCAAGGCGGTGGGCATCGCCGTCATCATCATCGGGGTCGTCGGCCTCCAGCTCAGTGGTGTCGCCTAGAGATCCCGCCAGCCTCTGACCCCATCCTCGCGAAAGGAATCGCGTACATGTCCGACAACAGCCGCTCATCGGCCAGCTCCTGGCTCACGCTCCTCCTCGCCGGAGGGTTCGAAATCGGGTACGCGCTCTCCGTCGGTGGCAGCCACGGCTTCACGCGCCTGCAGTGGTCGCTGGTCGCCGTCGTGTTCTTCCTTCTGACGCTCTGGGCGCTGAGCGTCGCGCTGCGCACCATCGACGTCGGTATCGGCTACGCCGTCTGGGCAGGAATCGGGGCGGCCGGTGCGGCGCTGCTGGGTCCCATCTTCTTCGACGAGACCCTCACCCCGGTCAAGGCCCTGTGGTTGGCCATCATCATCGCCGGAGTGGTCTGGCTCAAGCTCGCCGACAGGCCTGAGAACAGCCGGGAGCCTTCGGCCGGGCCGCAGGACGCCCAGGGCATCCTCGCCGGCAAGCAGAAGACCCACGGCGCGCAACTCTGAGGGCGATTCAGCCCACGTCCGCCGAACCACTGTCCACAACAGCGGTCGCTCCGGGCCGGGTCACTGATCCAGGCACTGCCTGCGGTCGGGAGCATGGTCAGGGTCCAAGCCTCGAACGGGGTGCCAGTGACAACCGCCGCGATCAACGCCAGGAGTGAGGACCGCTTGGCGGCTCTCCGGGCCTGCTCAGCGCGTCACGTCCTCCCGGCGGGCGAGGAGACCGAGCTCGGCCCGGGTGGGCAGGCCCTCCCAGTCGCCGGAGACCGTACAGGCGAACGCGCCGACGGTGACGGCGGTGTCCAGCCGGACCTCTGGTGGCTCACCGGCGAGCAGGTCGGCCAAGTAGCCGCCGACGAAGGCGTCCCCCGCCCCTACCGGGTCGAGGACATCCACCGGTACGGCGGCACGCGTCAGGCGGCGCCCGTCGATGACGGCGGCGCAGCCCCGCGCGCCCAGTTTGACGATCACCTGGGAGGGGCCGAGATCGGCGAGCCGGGCAGCCAGGTCGAGGGGGTCGTCCGTGGCCGACACGAACAGCTCGGCCTCCTCGACGCCGGCGAAGACCACGTCGCTGTCGCGCAGGATGTCGATCAGTCCCTTGCCGGCCTGCTCGGGCGTCCACAGCCGTGAGCGGTAGTTGACGTCGAAGGAGACGATCAGGCCATGGTGCCGGGCCAGCCTCACCGCATGGCGTACGGCATCGGCGGCCGAGTCCGACAGTGCGGGGGTGATGCCGGTGACATGCAGGAGCGAGGCCCGTGCGATGGCCTCCTCGGACACATCGGCGGGCCGCAGCCGCGATCCGGCGCTGCCCGCCCGGTAGTACCAGACGCTGAGCGAACTACTGGTGCGCCGTTCCTTCACCATCAGCCCGGTCGGCGCCTGGTCGTCGACGAGGCCGCGCACCTCCAGGCCCTCGGCCCGCAGCTCTCGCAGCACCAGGTCGCCGAAGCCGTCCGCCCCCACGCGGCCGATCCAGGTGGCGGAACCACCGAGCCGCCGCACCGCGATCGCCACGTTGCTCTCGGCGCCGCCGATGCCGACGGCCATGTCGGAGGAGTGCCGCAACGGCCCGACGCGCCCGGCGGTGAGCCGGGCCATGGTCTCTCCCACGGTGACGAGCCCCCCGGTCCGCTCGCTCATGGACGGCCCTCCGAGAGGGAGCCGTTCCTCCCCCGGCGCTGCGGTGCTCACATGCGTTCCTCTCGTCGCGGTGGATTCACGGGCTCAGGGGGGCCGGGCTCAGGGGGGCCGGGCTCAGAGGGGCCGGGCTCATTGGGGTTGGGCTCATCGGGGTTGGGCAGAGGAGCGCCGGGTCTCGCGGCGCGGGCGGACCGGCACGTCGTCGTCGCTGAACAGCTCGGGATGCCGG
This region includes:
- a CDS encoding DMT family transporter, with translation MSDNSRSSASSWLTLLLAGGFEIGYALSVGGSHGFTRLQWSLVAVVFFLLTLWALSVALRTIDVGIGYAVWAGIGAAGAALLGPIFFDETLTPVKALWLAIIIAGVVWLKLADRPENSREPSAGPQDAQGILAGKQKTHGAQL
- a CDS encoding DMT family transporter, translated to MQWVYLAIATIFEITVAIAAGKAEGFKNRKWTIATLLSGAIATYFLSQALLTFDVGVGYAIWTSVAGVGITLLGVLLFGQRLTWRKAVGIAVIIIGVVGLQLSGVA
- a CDS encoding sugar kinase, giving the protein MSTAAPGEERLPLGGPSMSERTGGLVTVGETMARLTAGRVGPLRHSSDMAVGIGGAESNVAIAVRRLGGSATWIGRVGADGFGDLVLRELRAEGLEVRGLVDDQAPTGLMVKERRTSSSLSVWYYRAGSAGSRLRPADVSEEAIARASLLHVTGITPALSDSAADAVRHAVRLARHHGLIVSFDVNYRSRLWTPEQAGKGLIDILRDSDVVFAGVEEAELFVSATDDPLDLAARLADLGPSQVIVKLGARGCAAVIDGRRLTRAAVPVDVLDPVGAGDAFVGGYLADLLAGEPPEVRLDTAVTVGAFACTVSGDWEGLPTRAELGLLARREDVTR